The genomic window CGGCGTGCTCGGCTCCGTGATGGCGGTGCTGCTCATCACCTCGTTGCACCGCCGCACCGAATATGACGGCGTCGGCGAACTCCAACGATCGACGGGGATCAGGCCGGCGACGCCCGCGGCGGCGGCGCTGACGACGACGTTCGTGGCCACCGCCGTACTCGGCGCGGGCGCCGGCGTCATCTTGTTCGGGCTGGGCGCCGTCGTCGACGAGTTTTATGCCGCCGGGGCACTCGCCTTCGGCGTGACGGTCTTTCTCATGACTTTCGCCGGCGCGCTGCTGGCCGAACTCGTCCTGCTCTTCGTCTCCGACGGCAGCTCGCTGACCCTGACGGCGCTGGTGACGATCGTCGCGTCCTTCCTCCTCCGCGCCGCCGCGGACGTCCAGGAGATCGACTGGCTCAACTGGCTGACCCCGCTCGGCTGGCGCGCCCAGATCGTGCCGTACGACCGCGACGACTGGTCCGCCGCCGCCATCGCCGCGGCGATCTGCCTCGTCGGCGTCGTCGCCGTGATGACCGCGGAGCGGTTCCGCTCCTTCGGGTCCGCCCTGGTGCGCATGCCATTGCCGAAGCGCACTCCCGACCGCCGCGTCCAGGGCATGTTCGGGCTGCACCGCCTGCAGATCACCCCGGCCGTGGTCGCATGGTTGGCGGTGCTCGCCGTGCTGGCGGCCTTCCTCATGGCCATGTCCGGCTCGATCCAGGAGCTGGTCGCAGGCGAGGGCGCCACCGGGGAGATCTTCCGGGACCTGCTCGGGGGCACCGCCGCCTACGAGGCGTTCATCGGCTACATCGCCCAGGTCTGTGGCATCCTCATCGCCGTCGCCGCGGTCAGCGTGATCCATGGGCTGAGCCGCATCGAGGCCGACCGCACCCTGGACCTGGCGCGCTCCACGGGGCTTCGCCGGGGGACGCCGCCGGCGGTGATTTTCAGCTGGGCGCTCATCGTCGCCGTCGCCTTGGTCGCGGTCTTGCACGGGGCGGGCGCCTTCGGGCTGTGGACGCAGGAGACGACCGTGCCGGAGGATTACACCACCCTGGCGTGGGCGTCCTGGTCGCAGTTGGCGGCGGCGTGGGTCACCCTCGGCTTCGCCACGGCCGTCGTCGGCCTGCGTCCGCAGGCCACCATGGCGACGTGGCTGATCGTCGGGGTCGCCGGGACGGTGGCGCTCGTCGGGGAGATCTTCCAGTTCCCGCAGTGGGCGATCGACCTCTCGCCGTTCTCACACACCATGGTGAACGCGGAAAGCGACGTCCTGCCTATCGTCGTCATGGTGCTGCTCGGCGCCGGCTTCACCGCCGTCGGCTTGGTGGGTGCGGCCCGGCGGGAAGTGCGCTGAGCGGCCTGCCCCTTAGCGCGGGTCCGGCCAGGCGCCCCGGTGGTAGGAGTCGGGGTAGGCGATCTTTTCGCGGGCGACGCCCAACTCGTGGGCGGCGCGCAGCGGGAAGTGCGGGTCGCGCAGCGCCTCGCGGCCGACGAGGACGGCGTCCGCCCGGTCTTCCGCGATGATCGCCTCCGCCTGCTGCGGGGAAGTGATCATGCCGACGGCGGCGGTGGGGACGTCCGCACGCCGGCGGATCTCCTCGGCGAAGCGCACCTGGTAGTTCGGGCCGACGGGGATCTCCGCGGGCACGAGCCCGCCGGAGGTGACGTCGATGAGGTCCACGCCCGCGGTCTTGAGCTCTTGGGCGAGCGTCACCGTCTGCTCCAGGTCCCACGCCGGTTCGTCGTCGACCCAATCCGTGGCGGACAGCCGCACGAGCAGCGGCATGTCGTCGGGGATCACGCCGCGCACGGCGGTGACCACCAAACTGAGCAGGCGGGTGCGGTCGTGGAAGGAACCGCCCCAGGAGTCCTCGCGGTGGTTCGTCAGCGGGGAGAGGAACTGGTGCAGCAGGTAGCCGTGGGCGGCGTGGATCTCGACGAGGTCGAAACCGGCCCGCACCGCGCGCCTCGCGGCGGCGGCGAAATGCTCGGGCAGGGCGCGGATTTCATCGCGGTCGAGTTCCTTCGGCGTCGCCATATTCGGGCCCGCGACGGGGGAGGGCGCCACCGGACGCCAGCCGCCGTGCTCTTCCGGGATCGTCTGGGAGCCGTAGTCCGGCTGGCTGGGCAACGCCGGCACCGTCGAGGACTTGCGCCCCGCGTGGTTGAGCTGCACGCCCATCTTCGCGCCCTGGGAGTGAACGAAGGCGACGATCTCCGCCCACGCCTTTTCCTGCTCGTCATTCCATAGCCCCGTGCACGCCGGGGAGATCCGCCCCTCCGGGGTCACGCCCGTCGACTCGGCGATCAGCAATCCGAAACCGCCGACGGCGCGCGCCCCGTAATGCGCGAAATGCCATCCCTCGGGGACTCCGTCCCGGTTCGTGCAGTGGTACTGGCACATGGGAGGAAGCCAAATCCGGTTGGCGATCTCGAGGCCGCGCAGGGTGAGGGGCTGATGCAGGTTCGTCATGGCCCCCAGGTTATCCACCCGCCGCGGTTTAAGGCTCGTAGACTGACCGGCCATGAGCGTCTCACAGAGAATCACAAAAATGGTCAAGGGCGTCGACCCGTTGATCGTCCTGATCATCCTCGCCGTCCTGATCGCCATCGTCGCGCCCGCCCGCGGCCAATTCGCGGAGTGGTTCGCGGTGGCCACCAACCTGGCCATCGCGTTGCTGTTCTTCCTCTACGGCGCCCGCTTGTCGACGAGGGAGGCGCTGGCCGGCCTGACGAACTGGAAGCTGCATCTGACGATCCTGGCGTTTACTTTTGTCATTTACCCGCTGCTGGGGTTGGCGTTGTATCCGTTGACGTTCTTCATTTCCGACGAGCTCTACCGCGGCATCCTGTTCATGACGCTGGTGCCGTCCACGGTGCAGTCGTCGGTGGCGTTCACCTCGATCGCCCGGGGCAACGTCTCGGGCGCGATCGTCGCCGCCTCAGCCAGCAGCCTCGTGGGCGTGTTCGCCACCCCGCTGCTGGTGATGGCCCTGATGTCGACGGGGGAGGGCGTGCACATCGACGCGCAGGTCTTCCTCGACATCGCGCTGCTGCTGTTGCTGCCGTTCGTCCTCGGCCAGCTCGTGCGCCGGTGGGCCAAGGGCTTCGCCGCGCACAAGGCGACGAAGGTCGTCGACCGCGGCTCCATCACCATGGTGGTGTACTCCGCTTTCTCCTCGGGCATGGTCGCCGGGGTCTGGACGCAGGTGGCGGTGTGGGAGATCGTCTTCCTCGTGGTGCTCTCCGCCGTCGTCGTGGTGTTCATGCTGTGGCTGACCCGCGTGATCTCCCAGTGGTTGGGCTTCCCGCGCGCCGACGTCATCGCCATCGAGTTCTGCGGCTCCAAGAAGTCGCTGGCCACGGGTCTGCCCATGGCGTCGGTGATCTTCGGGGGCGCGAGCCTGGGGCTGCTCATTCTGCCGCTGATGATCTACCACCAGATCCAGCTGATGATCTGCTCTTGGTTGGCGGCGCGCTACGGCAAGCAGACGCCGGAGGCGGTGGCGGCGTGACGGCGGTGGCCGGGCAGAGAAAATAACCCCCTCTGCGCAGGCTAAAAGCTAGCAATCCCCTGAACGCATGCCGTGAGAAGCTTGCATAATGTCCACGGAAAGGTCACTATGTTTCACGTGAAACGACACCTCTACGTCCGCACCGACCTCTTCGTTCCTGGGGTGGGCGCCCTCATCAACGTCGCCCACCTCGAGGAAATCGATGACACCCGGTGCACGCTGCGCCGCATGATCGAGATGAACGGCGAGGAGGTCATCATGGGTGCCTCCGTCGACGGCCACACCGTGGGAGCCGTGAACAAGCCCAACGAGACCGTCCCGCACCCCGACACCTACGACCAGTTCCCGGACATCTCGGCCACGTACCTCGAGGCCGATGAGTTTGATGCGCTGTGGACCGAGACCGTGGCCAAGTTCCCGGAGCTGTGCTGACCTCGCCCCGGCCCATCCTGCGACGGCCAGACGACTGCCACTCACTCCTCTTCGTCGAGAGCTTCCTCGGCTGTGTCTTCCCACAGGGCGGGCCGCGATCGAATCAGGGCAGCACGCTCGTGTAGGTGTGCGACAAGGGTGTCGTCGGAAACACCCCACTCGACTTCACCGACGGCGTCATCCTTGACGACGGCCTCCGCAAGAATCTTCTGCCATGTGCCGTCCTCCGTCCAGTTCCGCAGCCGTTCCCGAACGGTCTGCCAAGGGCCGTAGCGCCCGGGCAGATCCCGCCAGGGCGTTCCAGTTCGTAGTTTCCAGAAGACCGCATTGACCATCTGGCGATGACCGCTCTCCTCGCAGTCGGCCGAGTTGCCCGGCAGCAGGGGCGCAATGCGTTCCCAGGATTTATTGGTGAGTTCTCCACGACGAACCATGCCTCCCAGTCAACCTTGTCGGGCAGAGGCAGGGCGGGGAGACACGCCGACGCGGCGGCGGCCCACGACCGGGCACACCTTAAAACACGAAGTTCACCAAGGCCATGTACGCCAGCGTGCCGGTCAGAATGGATACCGCGGGGCGACGGAAGAGAAGGTGGGCCACCAGCGTCACCCCGACGCCGAGCAACCCCGCCACCAACCCGCCGGGCACCTCCCCGGAGCCGGCGAGCGTGTACACCACCAGCACCGTCATCACGCCCACGGGCATGGTCACGCCGAGCAGCTTCACCAGGTCTGAGTCGCCCAACGCCCGTCGCGCCCGGAACGGGATCGCGCGCAGCAACACCGTCACCACGGCGACCGGAACCAGCACCGCCAGCACCGTCCCCAGCCCGACGCCCGCAGGCAGCCCCGTCACTTACTCCACCGCCACGTCAGCCGGTCGTCCAGGCGAGGAGAATAAAAGCGCGCGAGCAGCACGAGGAAATACGCGCTGAGGGCCACCAACAGGATCTGGCCCGGAAACAACACGGCCGCCACGACGCCGAGCACCACCGCGATCAACGGCAGAGACAGGTCCGTGTTCGCCTTGAACGCCTCCAGCGCCAGGACGACGAACAGCGCGGTGAGCGCGAAGTCGAGCCCCAGCAGCTCCACCGTGATCCCGGCGCCGAAGAGCGCGCCCACCACCCCGGAGACCACCCACGCCAGCTGGCAGAAGACGGTGATGGTCAGCAGGCGGGTGGAGGAGACCGGGCGGCCGTCGGCGAGCGTGCCGTCCGCGCCCCAGCGCGAGGTGATCGCATACACCTCGTCCGTGAGCGCATAGGTCGCGTACGCCCGGCCCGCGCCCGGGGTGATGCGGTGGCGCGGGTACGTCAGGCCGTAGAAAATGTGGCGGAAGTTGACCAGAAAGCCGGTCAACAGCGACGGCAGCCAGCCGACGCCGGCGGTGACCATGCCCAGCGCCAAATACTCCATGGAGCCGGCGTAGATGACGACGGAGAAGATCGGCGCCCACCACCAGGCGAACCCCATCTGGGTGACCAGCAGGCCGAAGGCCAGGCCCAGGGGAACCATGCCTAAGCCGACGGCCCAGGAATCACGCAGACCCGCGGCCACCTCGGCGGCCGCGGGGGAACGGCGCGTCATCAGTTGTCCATGGTGTCTGCCGGGAAGGTGGAAAACAGCGGCAGCGGCATCTGCTGGCGGCGCATGACGTCGCCGTAGAGGTCCTGGGCGGCTGGGGCGATGACGTCGTGCGGCAGGGCGGGGGCCAGGAACCAGTCGCCGTTTTCGATCTCCTCGTGCAGCTGGCCCGGCGCCCACTCGGCGTAGCCGGCGAACAACCGCATGCCGTCGACGAGTTCGGCCAGCGATTCCGGGTCGGCGCGCAGGTCCACGTGCGCCAGCCGGTTGGCCAGGCGGTTGAGCTGCGGGGCGTCGTTCATGTCCACCCCGGTCTTGGTCACCGCCAGGCCCACGACGGACTGTTGGTTGACGGGCCCGCCGATGTAGAGGGCCTGCGGCTTGGCGGTCACCGGCAGCCAGTCGGGCATGACGTTGTAGACGGCCAGCTCGCTGCGGGCGGTGAGGTTGACGCCGAAGGTCATGCGGTCGGAGTGCTCGATGATGAGCACCACCGAGCGGGCGAACTCGGGGGAGAACATGCCCGGCGCCGCCACCAGCAGCATGCCCGGTGCCGGGTCGTTGCGCTCCAAGGCGTTGAACAACCGGTCCGCGTAAAAGTTAGGCACGTTTCCTCCCTGTGCTCAGTCTGCTGACTTGTCAGATTCCCACCACGCGCGCAGATGCGCAATCGCAGCGTCGCGTTCCAAGGGGCCATGCTCCAGGCGCAGCTCCTTGAGGTGGGCCCACGCCCTGCCCACGTCGGGGCCCGGCTTGAGGTCCAGGATCTCCATGATCTCATTGCCGTCGAGGTCCGGGCGCACCTTGGCCAGGTCTTCCTGCTGCTCCAGCTCCGCGATGCGCTCTTCCAACCCATCATAGGTGCGCTGCAGTCGCGCCGCCTTCTTGGCGTTGCGGGTGGTGGAGTCGGCGCGCACGAGCTTGTGCAGACGCGGCAGGAGCTCGCCGGCGTCGTTGACGTAGCGGCGCACCGCGGAGTCCGTCCACTGGCCTTCGCCGAAGCCGTGGAAGCGCATGTGCAGGTAGACCAGCTGGCTGATGTCGCTGACCCGGTGTTTGGGGTACTTCAGGGCGCGCAGCCGGCGTCGCGTCAACTTGGCCCCGACGACTTCGTGGTGGTGGAAGGTCACGCCGCCGCCCGGCTTGGCCGCGCGCGTGTCGGGCTTGCCGATGTCGTGCAGCAGCGCCGCCCAGCGCAGCACCAGGTCCGGGCCCTCGTCCTCCCGGTCGATGGCTTGGCGCATCACCTGCAGCGAATGGGCGTAGACGTCCTTGTGCTGCATGTGTTCATCGGCGGTCAGCCGCAGGGCGGGGATCTCGGGGAAGACGTGGTCCAGGATCCCGGTCTCCACGAGCAGATCGATGCCCGCGGCGGGGTCGGCGCCGAGGATGAGCTTGTCCAGCTCGACCTGGACGCGTTCGACGGTGATCCGCTTGATCTCGGTGGCCATGTCCGTCATCGCCTCCCGCACGCGCGGGGCGACGCCGAAACCCAGCTGGGAGACGAAGCGGGCGGCGCGCAGCATGCGCAGCGGGTCGTCGTTAAAGGAGATCTCCGGCTCGTCGGGAGTGTCCAGGCGCCGTTCCTGCAGGGCGGCGATCCCGCCGACGGGGTCGTGGAAGCGCACGTCCAACGCCCCGTCGACGAGCACGAGCTCCACGGCCATGGCGTTGACGGTGAAGTCACGGCGCACCAGGTCACCTTCGAGGGTGTCGCCGAAGGTGACCTCGGGGTTGCGGGTCACGCCGTCGTACTGGTCGGCGCGGAACGTCGTGATCTCCACGTCCTGCCCGCCGCGCTGGGCGGAGACGGTGCCGAAGTCGATGCCGGTGTCCCAGACGACGTCGGCCCAGGCGTCGAGAAGCCGCTTGACGACGTCCGGGCGCGCCGAGGTGGTGAAGTCCAGGTCCCCGGAGAGCCGGCCGAGCAAGGCGTCGCGCACCGAACCGCCCACCAGGTACAGGCTGTGGCCGGCGTCGCTGAAGGCACGGACCAGGTCGGTGAGCAGGTCCGCGTAGCTCAGGACGGTGTTCTGGGCGCGCGCGAGCATGCCCAGGGTCGCGGGGCTGAGGTCGGTCGGCTCGATAGATGTCACGCGCGTTAGCTTAGCGGGGGATTTGGTTGGTTCCGAACCATCCCGGACGCGGTGCGGGAAGTACCGAAAGGGGTCGGTGGCGGATACGATGCGAAGAATGAACGACAACGATCGGACGGGATCGGCGAAGCCCGGTTCCGGGCCGGCGAATTCGTCGCGCCCCACCGGCGGGGACGCGCAGGCGTCTGACCAGGGCGGCGGCAATTCGCAGAACACTCAGCGACGGCGCGGGCGCCGCCGCTCGCGTCGTCGTGCCCACAGCGGGAAGAACGCTCACGGCGGTCCCCAGCAGTCACAACAGCAGGGCGCCGCGGGCGAAGCACACAAAGAATCCGGCAAGGACGAGAAGGCCGGGCAGTCCGGCGGCGGCGCGAAGCGTTCGCGTGGCCGGAACCGCTCGCGTCGCCGGCGCGGCGGCCAGGGCGGATCGTCTCCGACGAAAGAGACCCAGAGCAGGCAGAACGCAGGCGAGAAGTCCGAGAAGACTGGCTCGAAGAGCCGGTCCGGGCGGCCGTCGAAAACCTCGCGGGGCGGGCGCAACGCCCGTAATCAGCGGGGCCGGGGCGCCCCGTCCCGGGGCGGGCGGCGCCACGATTCACGCATGACCACCCGCGACGAGACCAGCGCCGGCGGCCTGGTCATCTCCGGGCTCGCCGAGGCCGTCGGCGACGACGGCGAGGTGGATCTCTCCTTGATCTACGTCGCCTTGATCGGTCGTCTCGACCGGCGCGGCCGCCTGCTGTGGTCGATGCCCAAGGGGCACGTGGAACCGGGGGAGGAGCAGTTCTCCACCGCCGAACGCGAGGTGTGGGAGGAGACCGGCATCTACGGCACGGTCCTCGCCGAGCTCGGCGTCATCGACTACTGGTTCGTCTCCGAGGGCGTGCGCATCCACAAGACCGTCTACCACCACTTGCTGCGTTACGTCGACGGCGAGCTCAACGACGAGGACCCGGAGGTGACCGAGGTCGCCTGGATCCCGGCGAGCGAGCTCATCGAGCATCTGGCCTACGCCGACGAAAGAAAACTGGCGCGCATCGCCCACGATCGGCTGCCGGAGCTGGCGCGGAAGGAGCGGGCCGAGGGAAGGGCGACGCCGAGGTGACTCGGCTGCGCCGGATGAAGGCCAGGGTGCGGACTGTGGCCGCCACCCTGGCCGCAGCCGTCGTCGCCGCAGCGGCCCCCGCGGGCGGCGTCCCGCAGGCGGACGCCCTGCCGGCCCCCACCAGCCCGGCCGATCCGGCGGTGGCCACCACCTGGGTGAACCCGGCGATCCGGCCGGGGGAGACCGAAATCCCAGTGTCCTTGCAGCTGAGCGGCTCGCCCACGATGGACTCCGGCCCGGTGGCCGCCGGTTCCGACCTCAGCGTCTCGCTCACGCTGCGCAACACCTCCGACGAGCCGGTCTCCGGCCTGGAGCTCAGCGCCCGGCGCGCCCAACCCGTCGGCAGCGCCGCGGACGCCCGCCAGGCGCTGGCCGCCCACGACTCCCAGTACGCCTGGTACGGCCTGACCGCCGTCCAGGACGAGGTGCTGGCGCCGGGGGAGTCCCGCACCGTGAATCTCACGGTGCCGACCGCTCCCGGCGCGGACGGCACCCTGACCATCCGGGACGCCGGGGTGTACCCGGTCATGTTCGCCCTGCGCGGGGTAGATGGCTCCGTCACGACGGAACGTTTCCTCCTGTCCGCAGAGGACCCTGGCTCGGCCGGGGACGCCGAGGAGGAGGCGGCGGCGTCCGTGCCGCCGTTCAGCCTGGTGTACCCGGTCACCGCCGAGGTCGACGTCACGCCGGGGGAGACCGGCGAGGCCGTGGCGGATCCGCCGTTGCTGTTGCGCAGTGAGCAGCTCGCCGGGCAGCTGGCCGACGGGGGCCGCCTCGATGAGCTGTTGCGCGTCTACGAGGACGCGACCGTCGGCGCCGGCGGTTCCCTCGAGCTTTTCCATGCTTCTTGTCTGGCGCTGGATCCGGCGTTGGTCAGCGTCGTGGACCGGATGAGTGACGGCTATCGGGTCGCGCCCGACCGTCCTGATCTGCAGGCTCCGCAGCGGTTGCGCGATTCCTGGACCCAGGACGACGAGTCCGCCGCCTCGGATCCCGGCCGGGGCGTGGAGGACGCGCAGGCGTGGCTCGAGCGGGTGCGCGCCGTGGCCGCCGAGGGTTGCGTCGTCAGCCTGCCGTGGGCCAACACGGATCTGCGCGCCGTCGCCGACGCGGATGACGCCGCGCTGATGAATGAGGCGATCGGCCGGGGCCCGGGCGTTCTCCAGGAGGCCCTCGGAACAACCGGGGTGACCAACACGGTCATCGCCCCGGGCGGGTACGTGGACCCGGCCGTCGTCGACGCCGCCGGGTGGGCCGACCACAGTTCCGGCGCGGCCGCCGAGGACGGGGCGGGCGGCGCGGCCCCGGAGGCGCGGAACCCGGTGCGCGTGCTGGTGGCGGACAACACCGTCCCCGCCCCGGCCCAGGCCGGGGACGAGGAGGCGATCGATCCCCGTTTCGTCGAGCTCGCCCCCAACGTCCACGCGGTGCGCTACCAGGGTTCGCTCGCCGCCACGTTGGCCACGGTCGGGCGACAGCCGCTGACGGTCGGGTACTCCAACACCGCGACCCGCTACGACTACCGGGTCGACTCCGAGTACTCCCGGGCGGCCTCCGCCGCCTCCGCGCTGCGGTTGACGGTGGCCGAGAACACCGCCCCGCCCGCCGCCGAGTCGGCCCCGGACCCGGTGCTGGCCATGCTGCCGCCCACCCTCGACCCGGATTCCGCGCGCCGGTTGTTGTCCGCCGCCGCCGGCGTGCTCGCCGACGGCGCCGCCGAGCCGCTCGCGCTCGGGGCGTACCTGACCCCGAACGGCTCTCCCGCGGCCCTGGCCGAAGGCGCCGAACCCGGTGCCCCGTTCCCGGATCCTTCGGTCATCACCGACACCGAAATCATCCAGGCCAGCCAGCAGGCCGGCTACCTCGACGACCTGACGCGGCTGATGGTCAACGACCCCGCCATCGCGCTCACCCGCTACGGCTTCACTCAGCCGCTGCGCCATGAGCTGCTCAACGCCCTAGCCGCCACCGGGCGCAACTCCCTGGGCGGTTACGACGACGCCGTCGCCCGCGCCTCCCGGGAGCTGAACGCCAACCGCGACACGATCCAGGAGCTGCGTGGTTCGGTGGCGCTGCTGCCGCCGGGCAACGTCTACACCCGCGCCTCCGAATCCTCTCCGCTGTTGCTGGTCGCGGAGAACCGGCTGCCGCTGCCCGTGGAGGCGACCATCGCCTACGCCGCCACCGACCCGGACGACGCCATCCGGTTGAACCGGCCGGGCACCGTCCTAATTCCGGCGGCGGGGTCCATCACCGTGCAGATGACCGCGGACATCCCGTCGGATCAGGACCAGACGCAGATCAGCCTGTGGTTGGCCACGCCCGACGGCGCGCCGATTTCTTCGCCGGTGGACATTTCCGTGCAGACCCGCACCGGCACCGCCGGGCTGGTCGTGCTGGTGGCCCTGCTCATCGTGGTGATGGGGCTGGCGCTGGTCATGCGCTTCGGCCGCCAACGACGCAAGAAGGGCGCGGACAGACCCCGGGCCCCGGCCCCCGATGACGCCGCCCAGTAACCTCCGACCCGCCTTCGACCGAGATTGGAGTGCCAGTGAGCACACCTTCCACCGATGAGAACCGCACCCCGCAGCCCGCGGGGTTGCGTCGTCGCATCGTCACGCCGTCGCCGCCGGCCCCCGTCCCCACGACCGCTCCGAAACCGCTGATCGACCCGGAGCCGGAAGACGGCGCCCGCCTCGACCGGTCGTCGCTGACCACCGCCCCCACGGCGGGGGCGGCCACCGCCACGGCCCCCGCCCCCGCGGCCCCTCCGGCGGCGCCGGCCTCGGACGTCGGCGGCGAGAACCAGGCCGCGGACCCCGTCCGGGCGGGCGACGGCAAGACCTCCGACCGGCAGGTCGTCGCCTCGACCGGGTCGATGGCGATCGCGACGCTGATCTCGCGCATCACCGGCTTCATCCGGAACCTGCTCATCGGCGCGATGCTCGGCGGCGCCGTCGCCTCGGCGTTCACCACGGCGAACACGCTGCCGAACATGATCACCGAGATTGTCCTCGGCAGCGTCATGACCTCCCTGGTCGTGCCCGTGCTCGTACGGGCGGAAAGAGAGGACCCCGACCGGGGCGCCGCCTTCATCCGCCGGCTGTTCACCCTGACCATCACGCTGATGGGCATAGTGGCGGTCGCCGCGGTGCTCGCGGCGCCCTTCCTCACCCGCATCCAACTGCGCGAAGACGGCCAGGTCAACGTGGAGCTGGCCACGTCCTTCGCCTACCTGCTGCTGCCGCAGATCTTCTTCTACGGGCTGTTCTCCCTGTTCATGGCGGTGCTCAACACCAAGGAGATCTTTAAGCCGGGCGCGTGGGCGCCGGTGCTCAACAACGTCATCGCCATCGCCACGCTCCTGCTGTACGGGCTGCTGCCGGGATCGATCAACCCCGCCGCCCCGGTGAACCTGCTGGACCCGCACGTGGTGTTGCTCGGCCTGGGCACGACCCTGGGCGTGGTCGCGCAGTGCGCGATCATGCTGCCCGCGCTGAAGACGGCCGGCGTGAATCTGCGCCCGTTGTGGGGCATCGACGCCCGGTTGAAGCAATTCGGCGGCATGGCCGTCGCGATCATCGTCTACGTGGCCATCAGCCAGCTCGGCTTGATCGTGACCACCCGTGTGGCCTCCGGCGCCGACGAGGCGGCCCCCTACATCTATTCGCAGGCCTGGCTGCTGCTGCAGGTGCCCTACGGCATCATCGGCGTGACCCTGGTGACGGCGATCATGCCGCGGCTGTCGCGCAACGCGGCGGCCGGCGACGACGCGGGCGTGATCCGGGACCTTTCCCTGGCGACGAAGCTGACGTTCATCGCCATCATCCCGATCATCGTGTTCATGACCGCCTTCGGCCCGGACATCGGCGTCGGTCTGTTCCACTACGGCTCCCTGGACTTCCAGGAGGCCTACGTCCTCGGCCTGTCCATCAGTTTCTCGGCGTTCACGCTGATCCCGTACGCCCTGGTGATGTTGCACCTGCGCGTGTTCTACGCCCGCGAAGAGGCCTGGACCCCGACGTTCATCATCGCCGGCATCACCGCCACGAAGATCGTGCTCAGCTACCTCGCGCCACTGGTGGCCGCCAGCCCGACGCTGGTGGTGATCCTGTTGGCCGCGGCCAACGGCTTCGGCTTCGTGGCGGGCGCCGTCATCGGCTCCCTGCTGCTGCGCCGCAAGCTCGGCCCCCTGGGCTCACGCACGGTGCTGCGCACCTCCGCGTGGGCGCTGGCCGCCGGGCTGGTCGGCATAGCCGCCGCGGTGCTGGTGCGCTGGGCGCTGAGCTTCGCGCTGGAGCCTGTGCTCACGGGGTTCCACCTGTCCATCGGCACCCTCGTCGAACTGGCCGTCGCCGGAGTGGTGTTCGTCATCGTCACCGGCGTCGTCCTGGCCAAGTCCGGGTTGCCGGAGGTCCAGAACGTCGGCCGCATGCTGACGCGCATCCCGGGACTGAACAAGGTGATCACCCCGGACGAGGACAAGGCCATCGACATCGCCGCGGCCGACGCCCGGGACCTGTCCGAACAGCTCTTCGCCCAAGACAGCTTCAACTCCTCGCCGGTACCGCCCCCGATGTCCGCCGGCGTGGTCCGCGGCCCGCGGCTGGTGCCGGGCGCCCCGGTCTCCGACGGCCGGTTCCGCCTCATCGCCGACCACGGCTCCGTGCCGGGCGCACGCTTCTGGCAAGCCGTCGAAGCCGAGAGCGGCAAACAGGTGGCGCTGACCTTCGTGGACACCTCCGGACAGGCGCCGCTGGCCCCGCGCACCACCGCGGAGGCCGCCAAGGTCGCCGCCGAGGTCGCCCGCAACACCCGCCGGCTGGGCAAGCTGGACCACCCGGCCGTGGCGGACAACATCCGCATCCTCGGCTACCGCTCCGGTTGCCTGATCGTCTCGGATTGGGTGGACGGGCTGCCGCTGCGCACCGTCGCCCAGTCGGGCACCGACCCGGACGACCCCACCGAGCTCAACCCGCACGCCGTGGCCTACGCCCTGGCGCCGCTGGCGGACGTCGTCGCCGACGCCGAGGCCGCCGGCACCCCGCTGGGCCTGGACAACTCCTCGCGCCTGCGCATCTCCCGCGACGGCACGGCGGTAC from Corynebacterium maris DSM 45190 includes these protein-coding regions:
- a CDS encoding transposase — translated: MVRRGELTNKSWERIAPLLPGNSADCEESGHRQMVNAVFWKLRTGTPWRDLPGRYGPWQTVRERLRNWTEDGTWQKILAEAVVKDDAVGEVEWGVSDDTLVAHLHERAALIRSRPALWEDTAEEALDEEE
- a CDS encoding bile acid:sodium symporter family protein codes for the protein MSVSQRITKMVKGVDPLIVLIILAVLIAIVAPARGQFAEWFAVATNLAIALLFFLYGARLSTREALAGLTNWKLHLTILAFTFVIYPLLGLALYPLTFFISDELYRGILFMTLVPSTVQSSVAFTSIARGNVSGAIVAASASSLVGVFATPLLVMALMSTGEGVHIDAQVFLDIALLLLLPFVLGQLVRRWAKGFAAHKATKVVDRGSITMVVYSAFSSGMVAGVWTQVAVWEIVFLVVLSAVVVVFMLWLTRVISQWLGFPRADVIAIEFCGSKKSLATGLPMASVIFGGASLGLLILPLMIYHQIQLMICSWLAARYGKQTPEAVAA
- a CDS encoding AzlC family ABC transporter permease, which encodes MTRRSPAAAEVAAGLRDSWAVGLGMVPLGLAFGLLVTQMGFAWWWAPIFSVVIYAGSMEYLALGMVTAGVGWLPSLLTGFLVNFRHIFYGLTYPRHRITPGAGRAYATYALTDEVYAITSRWGADGTLADGRPVSSTRLLTITVFCQLAWVVSGVVGALFGAGITVELLGLDFALTALFVVLALEAFKANTDLSLPLIAVVLGVVAAVLFPGQILLVALSAYFLVLLARFYSPRLDDRLTWRWSK
- a CDS encoding CCA tRNA nucleotidyltransferase, coding for MLARAQNTVLSYADLLTDLVRAFSDAGHSLYLVGGSVRDALLGRLSGDLDFTTSARPDVVKRLLDAWADVVWDTGIDFGTVSAQRGGQDVEITTFRADQYDGVTRNPEVTFGDTLEGDLVRRDFTVNAMAVELVLVDGALDVRFHDPVGGIAALQERRLDTPDEPEISFNDDPLRMLRAARFVSQLGFGVAPRVREAMTDMATEIKRITVERVQVELDKLILGADPAAGIDLLVETGILDHVFPEIPALRLTADEHMQHKDVYAHSLQVMRQAIDREDEGPDLVLRWAALLHDIGKPDTRAAKPGGGVTFHHHEVVGAKLTRRRLRALKYPKHRVSDISQLVYLHMRFHGFGEGQWTDSAVRRYVNDAGELLPRLHKLVRADSTTRNAKKAARLQRTYDGLEERIAELEQQEDLAKVRPDLDGNEIMEILDLKPGPDVGRAWAHLKELRLEHGPLERDAAIAHLRAWWESDKSAD
- a CDS encoding branched-chain amino acid transporter permease, translating into MTGLPAGVGLGTVLAVLVPVAVVTVLLRAIPFRARRALGDSDLVKLLGVTMPVGVMTVLVVYTLAGSGEVPGGLVAGLLGVGVTLVAHLLFRRPAVSILTGTLAYMALVNFVF
- a CDS encoding NADH:flavin oxidoreductase/NADH oxidase, giving the protein MTNLHQPLTLRGLEIANRIWLPPMCQYHCTNRDGVPEGWHFAHYGARAVGGFGLLIAESTGVTPEGRISPACTGLWNDEQEKAWAEIVAFVHSQGAKMGVQLNHAGRKSSTVPALPSQPDYGSQTIPEEHGGWRPVAPSPVAGPNMATPKELDRDEIRALPEHFAAAARRAVRAGFDLVEIHAAHGYLLHQFLSPLTNHREDSWGGSFHDRTRLLSLVVTAVRGVIPDDMPLLVRLSATDWVDDEPAWDLEQTVTLAQELKTAGVDLIDVTSGGLVPAEIPVGPNYQVRFAEEIRRRADVPTAAVGMITSPQQAEAIIAEDRADAVLVGREALRDPHFPLRAAHELGVAREKIAYPDSYHRGAWPDPR
- a CDS encoding YqgE/AlgH family protein, coding for MPNFYADRLFNALERNDPAPGMLLVAAPGMFSPEFARSVVLIIEHSDRMTFGVNLTARSELAVYNVMPDWLPVTAKPQALYIGGPVNQQSVVGLAVTKTGVDMNDAPQLNRLANRLAHVDLRADPESLAELVDGMRLFAGYAEWAPGQLHEEIENGDWFLAPALPHDVIAPAAQDLYGDVMRRQQMPLPLFSTFPADTMDN